The following proteins come from a genomic window of Nocardiopsis sp. YSL2:
- the modA gene encoding molybdate ABC transporter substrate-binding protein — translation MRETAPRRARPVRPARGVLAVPAAALLGLTACGAQDTAGTGDGLSGELTVLAAASLTDVFTGIAGSFEEEHPGVDVTLSFAGSSELAQQINSGAPADVFASANTSTMAQVVQGEGLDSAWAAEHGENGLVFATNTLRIAVPPDNPAGIGSVADLAEDGVQVAFCAEDVPCGAATRTAMEASGVQVTPVTLEEDVRAVLTKVELGEVDAGLVYASDVIAADGRVEGLDFPEAEEAVNDYPIGVPATSEAPGLAAAFIDAVTSQTGSAVLDDAGFGTP, via the coding sequence ATGCGTGAGACCGCCCCCCGACGCGCCCGGCCCGTGCGCCCCGCCCGCGGTGTGCTCGCCGTGCCGGCCGCCGCACTGCTGGGCCTGACCGCCTGTGGGGCCCAGGACACCGCCGGTACCGGCGACGGGCTCAGCGGAGAACTCACCGTGCTGGCCGCCGCCTCCCTCACCGACGTCTTCACCGGGATCGCCGGGAGCTTCGAGGAAGAGCACCCCGGAGTCGACGTCACCCTCAGCTTCGCGGGCAGCAGTGAGCTGGCCCAGCAGATCAACTCCGGGGCGCCCGCGGACGTGTTCGCCTCCGCCAACACCTCCACCATGGCCCAGGTCGTGCAGGGCGAGGGACTGGACTCCGCCTGGGCGGCCGAACACGGCGAGAACGGACTGGTCTTCGCCACCAACACCCTGCGCATCGCCGTGCCTCCCGACAACCCCGCCGGGATCGGGAGCGTGGCCGACCTGGCCGAGGACGGCGTCCAGGTGGCCTTCTGCGCGGAGGACGTGCCCTGCGGGGCGGCGACCCGGACCGCGATGGAGGCGTCCGGAGTCCAGGTCACCCCGGTCACCCTGGAGGAGGACGTCCGGGCGGTCCTGACCAAGGTCGAGCTGGGCGAGGTGGACGCCGGTCTGGTCTACGCCAGCGACGTCATCGCCGCCGACGGCCGGGTCGAGGGGCTGGACTTCCCGGAGGCGGAGGAAGCCGTCAACGACTACCCGATCGGCGTCCCGGCCACCTCCGAGGCCCCCGGACTGGCCGCGGCCTTCATCGATGCGGTCACCTCCCAGACCGGATCGGCCGTCCTGGACGACGCCGGCTTCGGTACGCCGTGA
- a CDS encoding molybdopterin-binding protein, with protein MPTFQIGEAADLLGVSADTVRRWVDAGRLAADRDGSGHRHLDGAELAAFMRAGADEDPGLRLSSARNRFRGLVTNVVRDQVMASVEIQAGPHRVVSLMSREAADELGLEEGSLATAVVKSTNVIIETAGDHHA; from the coding sequence ATGCCCACCTTCCAGATCGGTGAGGCCGCCGACCTCCTCGGTGTCAGCGCGGACACCGTGCGGCGCTGGGTGGACGCCGGACGCCTGGCCGCCGACCGCGACGGCTCCGGCCACCGTCACCTCGATGGCGCCGAACTCGCCGCCTTCATGCGTGCCGGAGCCGACGAGGACCCCGGGCTGCGGCTCTCCTCGGCTCGCAACCGCTTCCGGGGGCTGGTCACCAACGTGGTGCGCGACCAGGTCATGGCCAGTGTCGAGATCCAGGCCGGACCGCACCGGGTGGTCTCCCTGATGAGCAGGGAGGCCGCCGACGAACTCGGTCTGGAGGAGGGCAGCCTGGCCACGGCGGTGGTCAAGTCCACCAACGTCATCATCGAAACGGCCGGAGACCACCATGCGTGA
- a CDS encoding glycoside hydrolase family 10 protein, whose amino-acid sequence MRSVARVVTPSTTAARWTAIAAATAVLASGCTLSGGGGGGEEAADGAVGTAPVQCGTDGDKQRMRGAWLTTVRNIDWPSEPGLSGREQREELDAYLDDAVDMGLNAVFLHTRPTADAVYESDLEPWARYLTGEQGGDPGYDPLRYAVEEAHRRGLELHAWFNPYRVGFQDPDIENLSEDHPVKENPDWLVDYGDEGYLDPGIPEVREWVTAVIMDVVDRYDVDGVHFDDFFYPYPKDGGDFDDDASWEEHGGDFDSRADWRRDNVDQLMRDVHFQIQQSKPWVSFGVSPFGIWRNDSTDGSGSPTSGLESYDAQYADTRTWIQEGTVDYVAPQLYWERGFDNADYEALADWWAHEVEGTGVDLYVGQAAYRLGEDGWTGADALSRQLDYSGALDQVAGDVFFSIKSLRENAEAVEGLREAHYTRPALPVRVDSAEGLLTGAVEGVSAQEDKDRVEVTWQARDDARFYAVYRLPEGGLDGLDPASEEAHCAAVAPGNLVGVTGESALTDTAPVADGAGYVVTALDAYRAEGPISEVADPRS is encoded by the coding sequence ATGCGATCAGTCGCACGCGTGGTGACCCCGTCCACCACGGCGGCACGGTGGACGGCGATCGCCGCGGCGACCGCCGTCCTGGCCTCCGGCTGCACCCTGTCCGGCGGCGGTGGCGGCGGTGAGGAGGCCGCGGACGGGGCGGTGGGCACCGCGCCCGTCCAGTGCGGGACCGACGGCGACAAGCAGAGGATGCGCGGCGCCTGGCTCACCACCGTCCGCAACATCGACTGGCCCTCCGAGCCCGGGCTGTCGGGCCGCGAACAGCGCGAGGAGCTGGACGCCTACCTCGACGACGCCGTGGACATGGGGCTCAACGCCGTGTTCCTGCACACCCGGCCCACCGCGGACGCCGTCTACGAGTCCGACCTGGAGCCCTGGGCCCGCTACCTCACCGGGGAGCAGGGCGGCGACCCCGGCTACGACCCCCTGCGGTACGCGGTCGAGGAGGCCCACCGGCGCGGGCTGGAACTGCACGCCTGGTTCAACCCCTACCGCGTCGGCTTCCAGGACCCCGACATCGAGAACCTCTCCGAGGACCACCCGGTCAAGGAGAACCCCGACTGGCTGGTCGACTACGGCGACGAGGGCTACCTCGATCCCGGCATCCCCGAGGTCCGCGAGTGGGTGACGGCCGTGATCATGGACGTCGTCGACCGCTACGACGTCGACGGCGTGCACTTCGACGACTTCTTCTACCCCTACCCCAAGGACGGCGGGGACTTCGACGACGACGCCAGCTGGGAGGAGCACGGCGGCGACTTCGACTCCCGGGCCGACTGGCGCCGCGACAACGTCGACCAGCTCATGCGGGACGTGCACTTCCAGATCCAGCAGTCCAAGCCCTGGGTGAGCTTCGGGGTCTCCCCGTTCGGCATCTGGCGCAACGACTCCACCGACGGCAGCGGCTCGCCGACCTCGGGCCTGGAGTCCTACGACGCCCAGTACGCCGACACCCGCACCTGGATCCAGGAGGGCACCGTCGACTACGTCGCGCCGCAGCTGTACTGGGAGCGCGGGTTCGACAACGCCGACTACGAGGCCCTGGCCGACTGGTGGGCGCACGAGGTCGAGGGCACCGGCGTGGACCTCTACGTCGGCCAGGCCGCCTACCGCCTGGGCGAGGACGGCTGGACCGGGGCGGACGCGCTGAGCCGCCAGCTCGACTACTCCGGTGCCCTGGACCAGGTCGCCGGGGACGTGTTCTTCTCCATCAAGAGCCTGCGCGAGAACGCCGAGGCCGTCGAGGGCCTGCGCGAGGCCCACTACACCCGCCCCGCGCTGCCGGTCCGCGTCGACTCCGCCGAGGGCCTGCTCACCGGCGCCGTCGAGGGCGTGAGCGCGCAGGAGGACAAGGACCGGGTCGAGGTCACCTGGCAGGCCCGCGACGACGCCCGCTTCTACGCCGTCTACCGCCTTCCCGAGGGCGGCCTGGACGGGCTCGACCCCGCCTCGGAGGAGGCCCACTGCGCCGCGGTCGCGCCCGGGAACCTGGTCGGGGTGACGGGGGAGAGCGCCCTGACCGACACCGCCCCGGTGGCGGACGGCGCCGGATACGTGGTCACCGCCCTGGACGCCTACCGTGCCGAGGGCCCGATCAGCGAGGTCGCCGACCCTCGCAGCTGA
- a CDS encoding isochorismate synthase MenF has translation MNADLSPPALHVRTVALRSDTDSLVRHLPAGAPLAWLTGEDGLVAWGRAARLDLPGRPDAADPTDTSRFTDAARWTEALTAKAVVEDEVALPGTGLVTFGTFTFTPSSDGSALVVPRVLIGRRDGRTWLTTVTDTPGAHPPELLHPTPEPRPIGPLTWTEGSLGREEWKSVVADTVERIRTGDMDKAVLARDAVAEAASAIDVRTLLERLRRRFPSCFTFSVDGMVGATPELLLRLEGDRFTSLVLAGTRPRGEDPNSDRALAEDLMSSAKDVEEHGLAVDSLRTALEPLSEELSVPAWPHLLQLANVQHLATRAHARLSPGVSALDAVAALHPTAAVGGTPTAAAMRLIADVEGMDRVGYAGPVGWLDGAGNAEWGIALRSARLEGARARLFAGCGIVAGSDPESEAAETESKFRVMREALTDPAD, from the coding sequence GTGAACGCCGACCTCAGCCCGCCCGCACTGCACGTCCGCACCGTCGCCCTGCGCTCCGACACCGACAGCCTGGTCCGCCACCTGCCCGCCGGGGCGCCCCTGGCCTGGCTGACCGGCGAGGACGGCCTCGTGGCCTGGGGCCGGGCGGCACGGCTGGACCTGCCGGGGCGGCCCGACGCCGCGGACCCCACCGACACCTCCCGCTTCACCGACGCCGCGCGCTGGACCGAGGCCCTGACCGCCAAGGCCGTGGTCGAGGACGAGGTCGCCCTGCCCGGAACGGGCCTGGTCACCTTCGGCACCTTCACCTTCACCCCCTCCTCCGACGGCTCCGCCCTCGTGGTCCCCCGCGTCCTCATCGGGCGGCGCGACGGGCGCACCTGGCTGACCACCGTCACCGACACGCCCGGCGCCCACCCGCCGGAGCTGCTGCACCCCACCCCGGAGCCGCGCCCGATCGGCCCGTTGACCTGGACCGAGGGTTCACTGGGCCGCGAGGAGTGGAAGTCGGTGGTGGCCGACACCGTCGAACGCATCAGGACCGGCGACATGGACAAGGCGGTCCTGGCCCGCGACGCCGTCGCCGAGGCCGCCTCCGCCATCGACGTGCGCACACTGCTGGAACGGCTGCGCCGCCGCTTCCCCAGCTGCTTCACCTTCTCCGTGGACGGCATGGTGGGCGCCACCCCCGAACTGCTGCTGCGCCTGGAAGGCGACCGGTTCACCTCACTGGTGCTGGCCGGAACCCGCCCGCGCGGAGAGGACCCGAACTCCGACCGCGCCCTGGCCGAGGACCTGATGTCCTCGGCCAAGGACGTGGAGGAGCACGGCCTGGCGGTGGACTCGCTGCGCACGGCCCTGGAGCCGCTCAGCGAGGAGCTGTCCGTCCCCGCCTGGCCGCACCTGCTGCAGCTGGCCAACGTGCAGCACCTGGCCACCCGCGCCCACGCGCGCCTGTCCCCCGGGGTCTCGGCGCTGGACGCGGTGGCGGCCCTGCACCCCACCGCTGCGGTCGGCGGAACACCCACCGCGGCGGCGATGCGGCTGATCGCCGACGTGGAGGGCATGGACCGGGTCGGCTACGCCGGCCCCGTGGGCTGGCTCGACGGCGCGGGCAACGCCGAATGGGGCATCGCGCTGCGCTCGGCGCGTCTGGAGGGCGCGCGGGCCCGCCTCTTCGCCGGATGCGGCATCGTCGCCGGGTCCGATCCGGAGTCGGAGGCGGCCGAGACAGAGTCGAAGTTCCGGGTCATGCGCGAGGCGCTCACCGACCCGGCCGACTGA
- a CDS encoding GNAT family N-acetyltransferase produces MRIEHARWDDPDAQALRALQRTEIAERYGTPDSEPGAAPSAADIALFVLAREADGTAVGCGGLRRLDGAGGEIKRMYVRPERRGSGAAPLILAALEDWARERGWKALRLETGDRQPDAVRFYTRSGYTPIPPFGAYADEPSSLCFERIL; encoded by the coding sequence ATGCGCATCGAACACGCCCGCTGGGACGACCCCGACGCCCAGGCCCTGCGCGCCCTGCAGCGCACCGAGATCGCCGAGCGCTACGGCACGCCCGACTCCGAGCCCGGTGCCGCGCCCTCGGCCGCGGACATCGCGCTGTTCGTCCTGGCCCGCGAGGCCGACGGCACCGCGGTGGGCTGCGGCGGTCTGCGCCGGCTGGACGGGGCCGGTGGCGAGATCAAGCGCATGTACGTGCGCCCCGAGCGGCGCGGCTCGGGCGCCGCGCCCCTGATCCTGGCGGCGCTGGAGGACTGGGCCCGCGAGCGGGGCTGGAAGGCGCTGCGCCTGGAGACCGGCGACCGCCAGCCCGACGCCGTGCGGTTCTACACCCGGTCCGGTTACACGCCGATCCCTCCGTTCGGCGCCTACGCCGACGAACCGTCGTCGCTGTGCTTCGAACGGATCCTCTGA
- a CDS encoding PhoX family phosphatase, producing the protein MPESAPQRRLLPLLGQVGGGRSRATCHYRCGDACFHPAPNTSGNAYFGDIFQKALSRRSALRTGAVTAGAGALGLSALAPAMADRRPNRPHPSPRLTFRNVLPNNEDALTVPRGYEQHVIVRWGDPVLPGAPEFDVNAQTAEAQAQQFGYNCDYVGLHQLDDDHGLLWVNHEYTNERIMFAGYTGGADADPEQIRVTMAAHGGSLVEIERVGRSGQWKLSEGERAFNRRIHTGTPFVLSGPAAGHDLLKTEADPSGTEVLGMLNNCSGGMTPWGTFLSGEENFNQYFGHAPGTPETNRYGLRTGASSRRWDRVEERFDLSKHPNEANRFGYVVEIDPLDPQAAPVKRTMLGRFKHEGANTILAADDRVVVYLGDDERFDYMYKFVSDGRYVEGSRRHNMTLLDSGTLYVAKLTGNSPAEEFDGSGTLPSDGEFDGTGEWIALCNATESFVDGFSVAEVLVYTRLAADAAGATKMDRPEDFEPSPVTGKVYCALTNNSAREPGQADEPNPRGPNRYGHILEIVEEGGDNAATAFGWNVPLVCGDPEDDDTYYAGFDKSKVMAISAPDNLAFDKHGNLWISTDGQPGSLGTADALHVMPVEGRFRGELKTFATVPHRAEACGPFITGDNKTVFLAPQHPGDDGTFESPTSVWPDGDFPRPSVACIWHRAGRDIGQ; encoded by the coding sequence GTGCCCGAATCCGCGCCCCAACGTCGCCTCCTGCCGCTCCTGGGCCAGGTCGGCGGTGGCCGATCCCGCGCGACGTGTCACTACCGCTGCGGCGACGCCTGTTTCCACCCGGCTCCCAACACCAGCGGCAACGCCTACTTCGGTGACATCTTCCAGAAGGCCCTCTCGCGCCGTTCCGCGCTGCGCACCGGAGCCGTGACCGCCGGGGCGGGCGCGCTGGGGCTGTCGGCCCTGGCCCCGGCCATGGCCGACCGCCGACCGAACCGCCCCCACCCCTCGCCCCGCCTGACGTTCCGCAACGTCCTGCCCAACAACGAGGACGCGCTCACCGTCCCCCGCGGATACGAGCAGCACGTCATCGTGCGCTGGGGCGACCCGGTCCTGCCCGGCGCCCCGGAGTTCGACGTCAACGCCCAGACCGCCGAGGCCCAGGCCCAGCAGTTCGGGTACAACTGCGACTACGTCGGCCTGCACCAGCTCGACGACGACCACGGCCTGCTGTGGGTGAACCACGAGTACACCAACGAGCGCATCATGTTCGCCGGGTACACCGGTGGCGCCGACGCCGACCCGGAGCAGATCCGGGTCACCATGGCCGCGCACGGCGGCTCCCTGGTGGAGATCGAGCGGGTGGGCCGCAGCGGGCAGTGGAAGCTCTCCGAGGGCGAGCGCGCCTTCAACCGGCGCATCCACACCGGCACCCCCTTCGTCCTCTCCGGTCCCGCCGCCGGCCACGACCTGCTCAAGACCGAGGCCGACCCGTCGGGTACCGAGGTCCTGGGCATGCTCAACAACTGCTCGGGCGGCATGACGCCCTGGGGCACCTTCCTCAGCGGTGAGGAGAACTTCAACCAGTACTTCGGCCACGCGCCCGGCACCCCCGAGACCAACCGCTACGGTCTGCGCACCGGTGCCTCCAGCCGCCGCTGGGACCGGGTCGAGGAGCGCTTCGACCTGTCCAAGCACCCCAACGAGGCCAACCGCTTCGGCTACGTCGTCGAGATCGACCCGCTCGACCCCCAGGCCGCGCCGGTCAAGCGCACCATGCTGGGCCGCTTCAAGCACGAGGGCGCCAACACCATCCTGGCGGCCGACGACCGGGTCGTGGTCTACCTGGGCGACGACGAGCGCTTCGACTACATGTACAAGTTCGTCAGCGACGGCCGGTACGTCGAGGGTTCGCGCCGGCACAACATGACCCTGCTCGACTCGGGCACGCTCTACGTCGCCAAGCTCACCGGCAACAGCCCGGCCGAGGAGTTCGACGGCTCCGGCACGCTGCCCTCCGACGGTGAGTTCGACGGCACCGGCGAGTGGATCGCCCTGTGCAACGCCACCGAGAGCTTCGTGGACGGCTTCAGCGTCGCCGAGGTGCTGGTGTACACCCGCCTGGCCGCCGATGCCGCGGGCGCCACCAAGATGGACCGTCCCGAGGACTTCGAGCCCAGCCCGGTCACCGGCAAGGTCTACTGCGCGCTGACCAACAACTCCGCCCGTGAGCCCGGCCAGGCCGACGAGCCCAACCCGCGCGGCCCCAACCGCTACGGCCACATCCTGGAGATCGTCGAGGAGGGCGGGGACAACGCGGCCACCGCCTTCGGCTGGAACGTGCCGCTGGTGTGCGGCGACCCCGAGGACGACGACACCTACTACGCGGGTTTCGACAAGTCCAAGGTCATGGCGATCTCGGCGCCGGACAACCTGGCCTTCGACAAGCACGGCAACCTGTGGATCTCCACCGACGGCCAGCCCGGCTCCCTGGGCACGGCCGACGCCTTGCACGTCATGCCGGTCGAGGGCCGCTTCCGCGGTGAGCTGAAGACGTTCGCCACGGTGCCGCACCGTGCCGAGGCCTGCGGCCCCTTCATCACCGGGGACAACAAGACCGTCTTCCTCGCCCCGCAGCACCCGGGCGACGACGGCACCTTCGAGTCGCCCACCAGCGTGTGGCCCGACGGGGACTTCCCGCGCCCGTCGGTGGCCTGCATCTGGCACAGGGCCGGCCGCGACATCGGCCAGTAG